One genomic window of Deinococcus sp. QL22 includes the following:
- a CDS encoding IS3 family transposase, with protein sequence MSTALSGCARRSVSGSVAILRGGKAQNCYRVEDVALTEAIRTIHQVSRGTYGALVSSRTRGRGKQVSRARITRLMKAAGLKARCKRKFRVTTNSKHPHPVAENLLNREFVAEQPNQKWVTDITYLPVAEGWMYLAVVMDLFSRKIVGWAMRATLQTELVVAALDMAQQIRRPGQGLLHHSDQGIQYASRGIDKHWSASRRSKYEPKGDCWDNAAMESFFATLKLELELDTAQGNRADTRNLVFEWIEVFYNRERRHSSLGYRSPTRFEQHRATLN encoded by the coding sequence ATGAGTACAGCATTGAGCGGCTGTGCAAGACGCTCGGTGTCGGGGTCAGTGGCTATTTTGCGTGGTGGAAAGGCCCAAAACTGCTATCGGGTGGAAGACGTCGCTCTGACCGAGGCCATTCGAACCATTCATCAAGTCAGTAGGGGCACCTACGGTGCCCTCGTGTCAAGCCGCACTCGTGGACGAGGAAAACAGGTCAGCCGAGCACGAATTACTCGGCTGATGAAGGCAGCAGGACTGAAGGCTCGCTGCAAGCGGAAATTTCGCGTGACCACCAATTCAAAACACCCGCACCCAGTGGCCGAAAATCTACTGAATCGCGAATTTGTTGCCGAACAACCCAATCAGAAATGGGTGACGGATATTACCTATTTACCCGTGGCTGAGGGCTGGATGTACCTCGCTGTGGTGATGGATCTGTTCTCTCGCAAAATCGTGGGTTGGGCCATGCGGGCCACCCTGCAGACCGAGTTGGTCGTCGCTGCGCTGGACATGGCACAGCAGATTCGGCGTCCTGGACAAGGATTGCTCCATCATTCGGACCAGGGAATTCAATATGCGAGTCGCGGTATCGACAAGCACTGGAGCGCCTCCAGGCGCTCAAAGTATGAGCCGAAAGGAGACTGCTGGGACAACGCGGCGATGGAGAGCTTCTTCGCCACCCTCAAGCTGGAACTGGAACTCGACACAGCACAAGGAAACCGCGCTGACACACGTAATCTGGTCTTTGAGTGGATTGAGGTGTTTTACAACCGCGAGCGTCGTCACTCTAGCTTGGGGTACCGCTCACCGACTCGCTTTGAGCAACACCGCGCCACACTGAACTGA
- a CDS encoding transposase, with protein MTASKNHYTAEFKEEAVRLVISSQKSCAEIARNLGVPPYLVVRWKQHHEQQGAVGRPQFTGRGVAALSEQEARFKKLERELEITRQERDILKKALAFFAKDH; from the coding sequence ATGACCGCCAGTAAAAACCACTACACCGCCGAGTTCAAAGAAGAAGCCGTGCGTCTGGTGATCAGCAGCCAGAAAAGCTGCGCTGAGATCGCCCGCAACTTGGGTGTTCCACCGTATTTAGTCGTACGCTGGAAACAGCATCACGAGCAACAAGGGGCGGTGGGCCGCCCCCAATTCACCGGACGCGGCGTCGCCGCGTTGAGTGAGCAGGAAGCGCGGTTCAAGAAGCTAGAACGAGAGCTGGAAATTACCCGTCAGGAACGCGATATTCTGAAAAAAGCACTGGCCTTCTTCGCCAAAGACCACTAA
- a CDS encoding excalibur calcium-binding domain-containing protein: protein MSVSIVGQTELLLHRTLARSQPGYRSGLDGDGDGRACE, encoded by the coding sequence ATGTCAGTCTCCATTGTCGGTCAGACTGAACTCCTCCTCCACAGAACCCTAGCAAGATCACAACCGGGGTACCGATCCGGGCTGGATGGCGACGGCGACGGGCGGGCCTGCGAGTAG
- a CDS encoding MFS transporter: MTTPAAVPDRVPGQWSALTGLACAVLLAMSPWFSAAAVLPHFRAVWALTDSAAAGLTLAVQLGFVLGALLSAALNLADRAPGQQLIWAGALLAAGANLGLLFVSDFLLALAVRALTGAALALVYPPALKAMAAWFRTGRGVALGVMVGALTLGSALPHLINGLGGTQWQAVIVTTSLLAVLGGVLASRVPSGPYQRPAPAFQPARAWQILTERQLSRVTLGYLGHMWELYALWAWFGAFFAQLLSENRVPDPTGTAAFATFAVIGVGAAGCYLGGVLADRWGRARLTMLAMGMSGGCALVLAGLVWAGAEPLLLLAVSLVWGFWIIADSAQFSALASELADPAYVGTALTAQLALGFTLTAASIALVPLLVRVWGWPGAFAALSAGPLLGMLAMRPLTRLTATA, encoded by the coding sequence ATGACAACTCCCGCCGCGGTGCCCGACCGTGTCCCTGGTCAATGGTCGGCGCTCACTGGGCTGGCCTGCGCCGTGTTGCTCGCCATGTCTCCGTGGTTTTCAGCAGCGGCCGTGCTGCCGCATTTCCGGGCCGTGTGGGCGCTGACGGACAGCGCGGCCGCCGGACTCACGTTGGCTGTACAACTGGGGTTCGTGTTGGGAGCGCTGCTCAGCGCGGCCCTCAATCTGGCCGACCGCGCTCCGGGCCAGCAGCTGATCTGGGCCGGAGCGCTGTTGGCAGCAGGTGCCAATCTGGGGTTACTGTTTGTCAGCGACTTTCTGCTTGCGCTGGCGGTGCGGGCCCTAACGGGGGCCGCGCTGGCCCTGGTGTATCCTCCGGCCCTTAAGGCCATGGCTGCTTGGTTCCGCACAGGACGCGGCGTCGCGCTTGGCGTGATGGTCGGTGCGCTCACGCTCGGCTCGGCCTTGCCGCACCTGATCAACGGACTGGGGGGCACCCAGTGGCAAGCAGTCATCGTCACCACCAGTCTGCTGGCCGTCCTGGGCGGCGTGCTGGCCTCGCGGGTGCCGAGCGGCCCCTACCAGAGGCCTGCTCCGGCTTTTCAGCCTGCGCGGGCATGGCAGATCCTCACTGAACGACAGCTCAGCCGGGTCACCCTTGGGTATTTGGGCCACATGTGGGAGCTGTATGCGCTGTGGGCTTGGTTCGGTGCCTTCTTTGCCCAGCTGTTGTCGGAAAACAGGGTGCCCGATCCTACAGGGACCGCGGCGTTCGCCACCTTCGCGGTGATTGGTGTGGGGGCCGCCGGGTGTTACCTGGGCGGCGTGCTGGCAGACCGCTGGGGCCGGGCGCGCCTCACCATGTTGGCCATGGGAATGTCAGGCGGCTGCGCGCTGGTGCTCGCGGGACTGGTCTGGGCAGGGGCTGAACCGCTCCTGCTGCTGGCCGTGAGCCTGGTCTGGGGGTTTTGGATCATTGCCGACTCCGCCCAGTTCTCGGCCCTTGCCAGTGAATTGGCCGACCCCGCCTACGTGGGAACGGCCCTGACCGCGCAGTTGGCCCTCGGCTTCACCCTGACGGCCGCCAGCATTGCATTGGTGCCGCTCCTGGTGCGTGTGTGGGGCTGGCCAGGAGCGTTTGCCGCCCTCTCTGCGGGGCCGCTGCTGGGCATGCTGGCCATGCGCCCGTTGACGCGCCTGACCGCCACGGCGTGA
- a CDS encoding aldo/keto reductase: MEYMRLGQTGLKVSRIALGTMTYGDPAWRDWVLPEDQSLPFIVRALELGINFFDTADVYSLGKSEEVLGRALTQHARRDQVIIATKVFSRMGPGVNEAGLSRKHIMDAVQASLKRLGTDYIDLYQIHRFDPETPLLETMTALHDVVRMGAVRYIGASSMLAYQFAKMQHVADLHGLTRFVSMQNHYNLVYREEEREMLPLCREDGIGVIPWSPLARGFLAGNRQAGEARTIRARSDKFSEAMYRTEDDYAVQQRVAEVAGRLEVTPAQVATAWLLHQPGVTAPIVGASKMPHLEDAVAALSVKLTPAHLQALEEPYRPHPVLGI; this comes from the coding sequence ATGGAGTACATGCGGCTTGGCCAGACTGGACTGAAAGTGTCCCGAATTGCTCTTGGAACCATGACCTACGGTGATCCAGCGTGGCGGGATTGGGTCTTGCCCGAAGACCAGAGCCTGCCGTTTATCGTGCGGGCGCTGGAGCTCGGGATCAATTTTTTTGACACGGCGGACGTGTACTCGCTGGGCAAAAGCGAGGAGGTGCTGGGCCGGGCCTTGACGCAGCATGCCCGGCGCGATCAGGTCATTATTGCCACCAAAGTTTTTAGCCGGATGGGGCCAGGAGTCAACGAAGCCGGGCTGTCGCGCAAACACATTATGGACGCTGTTCAGGCCAGCCTGAAACGCCTCGGCACCGACTATATCGACCTCTACCAGATTCATCGGTTTGACCCGGAAACGCCCCTCCTCGAAACCATGACCGCCCTGCATGATGTGGTGCGGATGGGAGCGGTGCGCTATATCGGCGCGAGCAGCATGCTGGCCTACCAGTTCGCCAAGATGCAACATGTGGCAGACCTGCATGGCCTCACCCGTTTTGTGAGCATGCAAAACCATTACAACTTGGTCTACCGTGAAGAAGAGCGCGAGATGCTGCCGCTCTGCCGTGAGGACGGAATCGGCGTGATTCCTTGGAGCCCGCTGGCCCGAGGCTTCTTGGCCGGAAACCGGCAAGCTGGGGAGGCGCGAACCATTCGGGCACGCAGTGACAAGTTCAGTGAGGCGATGTACCGCACTGAAGACGATTACGCTGTGCAGCAGCGCGTGGCCGAGGTCGCTGGCCGCTTGGAGGTCACGCCTGCGCAGGTGGCGACGGCGTGGCTGCTGCACCAGCCGGGCGTGACGGCGCCAATCGTAGGCGCCAGCAAGATGCCGCACCTGGAAGACGCCGTGGCGGCCCTCAGCGTCAAGCTCACGCCTGCCCATCTTCAGGCGCTGGAAGAACCGTACCGGCCTCATCCTGTCTTGGGCATCTGA
- a CDS encoding alpha/beta fold hydrolase: MSAYPTLVLLHGALQTGASLAPLAAALAPSAQLVSLNLPGHGGSPVPDLLRLQDMVDAVIGDLDRQGIEQAQIFGYSLGGYVGLLLAQQHPSRVKGVYAHATKLAWTPEAAAREVRGLDPDRLLEKAPAVAASLEQLHSPQHWRLLTQRVADLLIVLGDRPAIDATVLSNLQMPVQLSVGDHDRMVSLEETVAAYRVLPQGQLLVIPGSAHPLEPSVQRRLAPELLRFLEWTGAAG, translated from the coding sequence GTGTCTGCTTACCCGACCCTGGTTTTGCTGCATGGAGCGCTTCAGACGGGCGCTTCGTTGGCCCCACTCGCTGCCGCGCTTGCCCCGTCGGCACAGCTGGTCTCGCTCAATCTGCCTGGGCATGGCGGCAGCCCGGTGCCTGACCTCCTCCGGCTTCAAGACATGGTGGACGCGGTGATTGGTGACCTCGACCGCCAGGGGATAGAGCAGGCCCAGATTTTCGGATACAGCTTGGGCGGGTATGTGGGCCTGCTGCTGGCGCAACAGCATCCCAGCCGGGTCAAAGGCGTCTACGCGCACGCCACCAAACTCGCTTGGACGCCAGAGGCCGCGGCACGTGAAGTGCGGGGCTTAGACCCAGACCGCCTGCTGGAAAAAGCCCCTGCGGTTGCCGCTTCGCTGGAACAGCTGCATTCTCCCCAGCACTGGCGCCTGCTGACCCAGCGCGTGGCAGACCTGCTGATTGTTCTGGGTGACAGGCCAGCAATTGACGCTACCGTGCTGAGCAACCTGCAAATGCCCGTACAGCTGTCGGTAGGCGACCACGACCGCATGGTCAGCCTAGAAGAAACCGTTGCGGCCTACCGGGTTCTCCCACAAGGTCAGTTGCTGGTCATCCCCGGCAGTGCCCATCCTCTGGAGCCCAGCGTGCAGCGGCGGTTGGCCCCTGAACTCCTCCGCTTTCTCGAGTGGACGGGCGCTGCAGGCTGA
- a CDS encoding excalibur calcium-binding domain-containing protein, which yields MSRSLTKTVTRSAPLATSQTSVTPAAPGNVYYANCTAVRAAGAAPLQRGQPGYRPRLDRDNGGQACE from the coding sequence GTGTCGCGCTCGCTCACCAAGACCGTGACGCGGAGTGCGCCGCTGGCAACGTCTCAGACGTCCGTGACCCCTGCCGCCCCGGGCAACGTCTATTACGCCAACTGCACGGCGGTACGGGCGGCGGGCGCTGCTCCTCTCCAGCGCGGGCAACCGGGGTACCGCCCTCGCCTCGACCGCGACAACGGCGGCCAAGCCTGCGAGTGA
- a CDS encoding transposase — MLKEQVTALERARQALVPLNTALSEPLALLLTVPGSGFGTAVSVLAETQGFHGLQSSRQLSTCVGIAPAQHQSGGMTGSAHISETGNEHFRRAADLATVGAMKCKGPVGHYRRQIRAREKPPTVALGSEVARIWMCSRHFRGAVRRSLQKQAKDCFAGSTGYLLIRSLTPCLSDPL; from the coding sequence ATGCTTAAAGAACAGGTGACCGCTCTCGAACGCGCCAGGCAGGCTCTCGTGCCCCTGAATACAGCGCTCTCCGAACCTTTAGCCCTGTTATTGACGGTTCCTGGTTCTGGCTTCGGAACGGCCGTCAGCGTGCTCGCTGAGACTCAGGGCTTTCACGGCCTGCAGTCCAGTCGTCAACTCTCCACCTGCGTAGGCATTGCACCAGCCCAACATCAATCAGGAGGAATGACGGGATCAGCTCACATCTCGGAAACTGGAAACGAACATTTCCGTCGCGCCGCTGACCTTGCCACCGTCGGCGCCATGAAATGTAAAGGCCCCGTGGGACACTACCGTCGGCAGATCCGTGCGCGTGAAAAGCCTCCAACAGTGGCCCTAGGTTCGGAAGTTGCTCGGATTTGGATGTGCAGTCGTCACTTCAGAGGTGCCGTACGACGAAGCCTTCAAAAGCAAGCGAAAGACTGCTTTGCAGGATCAACAGGGTACCTGCTGATTCGTTCTTTGACACCCTGCCTTTCAGACCCTCTCTAG
- a CDS encoding replication initiator protein A: MTKKAAKETALGATERVTALDVVLPGGLGTGLGTALESVPTGGHDELNVARLSLISAQSRVPASYTSWTRTYQAGETTVTVTCTALTGHVVPHGLDNDVMVAIINLYLEDGCPEDGTIRVTMHRLLQAAGLSGSAHYYREVRQCLRRLQSTSYQIVQGWWVQGRQRHVDATFNYLWKVTATREDDDDIRSALEIRLPDEVARSIRDGYVKPLDLGVYRDLSSPPVRAVYRVLDALRWDSGSAQDRVTVNLLEWGERLSIYSAEPDKIRRVLQPAHDELTQRGILIGVEIEGRGKAQQLTYVFAPAARLPDPELLQELTRRGMYPAVAGKYLHDHPDPAPVQRALRQFDAYPGRKQNAGALLRDMLIHPERYDDPASLPASPPVSKPDRTRPLAQPQPALLEQEVEAAQMAELLSLTPARQLSRLEHQLTFMQVTPHLSVADRERLKRAVLGRQVAVVDLLQVLLRNLAQSPEERASLIRATLPE, translated from the coding sequence ATGACCAAGAAGGCGGCCAAAGAGACGGCATTGGGGGCGACGGAACGCGTCACGGCCCTGGATGTGGTGTTGCCGGGCGGCCTGGGCACGGGCCTGGGAACGGCGCTGGAAAGTGTGCCCACTGGCGGCCACGACGAACTCAATGTGGCGCGGCTTTCGCTGATCAGCGCCCAGTCCCGTGTTCCGGCCAGTTACACGAGCTGGACACGCACCTATCAGGCCGGAGAAACGACCGTAACGGTGACCTGCACAGCGCTCACCGGACATGTCGTGCCGCACGGCCTCGACAACGACGTGATGGTCGCCATCATCAACCTCTACCTGGAAGACGGCTGCCCCGAAGACGGCACCATCCGGGTCACGATGCACCGGTTGCTGCAAGCGGCGGGGCTGAGCGGCAGCGCCCACTATTACCGGGAAGTGCGCCAGTGCCTGCGCAGGCTCCAGAGCACCTCCTACCAAATCGTGCAGGGCTGGTGGGTGCAGGGCCGTCAGCGCCATGTAGACGCCACCTTCAACTACCTCTGGAAAGTCACGGCGACCCGCGAAGACGACGACGATATCCGCAGCGCCCTGGAAATCCGGCTGCCCGACGAGGTGGCCCGCAGCATCCGGGACGGCTACGTCAAACCGCTGGATCTCGGCGTGTACCGCGACCTGAGCAGTCCGCCGGTGCGGGCGGTGTACCGGGTCTTGGACGCCCTGCGCTGGGACTCGGGATCGGCCCAGGACCGCGTGACGGTCAACCTGCTGGAATGGGGCGAGCGCCTCAGCATCTACAGCGCGGAGCCGGACAAGATTCGCCGGGTGCTGCAGCCCGCCCATGACGAATTGACCCAGCGCGGCATTCTGATAGGCGTCGAGATTGAGGGACGCGGCAAGGCGCAGCAGCTCACGTATGTCTTCGCGCCCGCTGCCCGCCTGCCAGATCCCGAACTGCTCCAGGAACTGACCCGGCGCGGCATGTATCCGGCCGTGGCCGGGAAATACCTGCATGACCACCCAGACCCGGCCCCCGTGCAGCGGGCGCTGCGGCAATTCGATGCTTACCCCGGACGCAAGCAAAATGCCGGAGCTTTACTGCGCGACATGCTGATTCATCCGGAGCGCTATGACGACCCCGCGTCTTTGCCCGCGTCCCCCCCCGTGTCCAAGCCAGACCGGACACGCCCACTGGCACAGCCGCAGCCGGCTTTGCTCGAGCAGGAAGTCGAAGCCGCACAGATGGCAGAACTCTTGTCGCTGACGCCAGCGCGGCAGCTCTCCCGTCTCGAACATCAACTGACCTTTATGCAGGTGACGCCGCACCTTTCCGTCGCTGACCGGGAACGGCTGAAACGGGCGGTGCTGGGCCGGCAGGTTGCTGTGGTTGATCTTCTTCAGGTGTTGCTCCGGAATCTTGCCCAATCGCCAGAAGAACGGGCCAGCTTGATTCGGGCAACTCTTCCGGAGTGA
- a CDS encoding SDR family oxidoreductase gives MQQTTEQQTTGKLSGKIALVTGASSGIGAATALALAQEGAAVALVARRQDRLEQLAQSIQEAGGRAAVIVADIAQPEQARNAVAQTVSQLGGLDILVNNAGLMLLGPVAGADPDDWHRMMDLNVLALMHLTQAAVAVMKPKQSGHIVNISSVSGRGASPTSAGYSATKWAVGGFSEGLRQEVRLDRIRVTVIEPGVVATELTDHITHQDTKTTYESRISTMVPLEAEDIAAAVVYAVTQPERVNVNQLLIRPLDQG, from the coding sequence ATGCAGCAAACAACTGAACAGCAAACGACCGGAAAACTCAGCGGCAAAATCGCCCTCGTTACCGGAGCGTCCAGCGGAATCGGGGCGGCCACGGCCCTGGCTCTGGCCCAGGAAGGAGCCGCAGTGGCCCTCGTGGCGCGGCGTCAGGACCGATTGGAACAGCTGGCCCAGAGCATTCAGGAGGCTGGGGGCCGGGCCGCCGTCATCGTGGCCGACATCGCCCAGCCGGAACAGGCGCGGAATGCGGTGGCACAGACCGTGAGCCAGTTGGGCGGCCTCGATATTCTGGTGAACAACGCTGGCCTGATGCTGCTGGGGCCGGTGGCGGGTGCCGACCCCGACGACTGGCACCGCATGATGGACCTGAACGTGCTGGCGCTGATGCACCTGACCCAGGCGGCTGTAGCCGTGATGAAGCCCAAGCAGAGCGGCCATATCGTCAATATTTCCTCGGTGTCGGGGCGGGGGGCCAGCCCGACCAGTGCCGGATACAGCGCCACCAAATGGGCCGTCGGCGGCTTTAGCGAAGGCCTGCGGCAAGAAGTTCGCCTTGACCGCATTCGCGTGACGGTGATCGAGCCGGGGGTCGTGGCCACCGAATTGACCGACCACATCACCCATCAGGACACCAAAACCACCTATGAGAGCCGCATCAGCACCATGGTTCCGCTGGAAGCCGAAGACATCGCGGCAGCCGTGGTGTACGCCGTGACCCAACCCGAACGGGTCAACGTGAATCAACTGCTGATTCGCCCGCTGGATCAGGGTTAG
- a CDS encoding carboxypeptidase M32, with product MTEFKRRSAELNDLLCVLNVLTWDARTQMPAGGTAARAHQMATISGVARERLLDPAFEQAAQQVTGNEVDTRAAQQALEAVAAMRRVPATLTHDLALLKSESQVLWAQARSTGKFATFAPALERMVDLNRQLADALGYEDHPYDALLNTYEPGLTVATLLPLFGRLRAHHVELLQAIQDQPQPRSDFLTRQYPAPQQKEFSLAMAQLFGYDTERGRLDESAHPFEISFTRQDVRITTRFQEHFLPAALFGTLHEAGHAMYEQGVHPDLSRSVLTSDLLGLYAVAGASYGTHESQSRLWENRIGRSRGFWNLQYPLLQATFPEQLADVGVAEFHRAVNRVQPSLIRVEADELTYDLHIMLRVDLERALIGGELSVQDLPEAWNSRIQSDLGLTVPSDSQGVLQDIHWSSGMFGSFPTYTIGNVMASQFYQAAEQALPELAAHLSAGDYAPLRQWLTEQIYQYGRTFTPHELLVRTTGSGLDPAPYLQYLTDKYSDLYGLKGETTSFPAASH from the coding sequence ATGACAGAATTTAAACGGCGTTCGGCAGAACTCAACGACCTCCTGTGCGTGCTGAACGTGCTGACCTGGGACGCCCGTACCCAGATGCCTGCGGGCGGCACGGCGGCCCGCGCCCATCAGATGGCGACCATCAGCGGCGTGGCGCGTGAACGCCTGCTGGATCCGGCCTTTGAACAGGCCGCCCAGCAGGTGACCGGAAACGAGGTGGACACCCGCGCGGCCCAGCAAGCCCTGGAAGCCGTAGCCGCGATGCGCCGCGTACCCGCCACCCTGACCCACGATCTGGCTCTCCTCAAAAGCGAGTCGCAGGTGCTGTGGGCACAGGCCAGAAGCACCGGCAAATTTGCCACCTTCGCCCCGGCCCTGGAACGGATGGTCGATCTGAACCGCCAGTTGGCCGACGCCCTGGGCTACGAGGATCATCCCTACGACGCGCTGCTGAATACCTATGAACCGGGCCTGACCGTGGCGACCCTGCTGCCGCTGTTCGGTCGTCTGCGGGCCCATCATGTGGAGCTGTTGCAGGCCATTCAGGATCAACCTCAGCCCCGCAGCGACTTTCTGACGCGCCAGTATCCCGCCCCCCAACAAAAAGAGTTTTCTCTGGCGATGGCGCAACTGTTCGGCTACGACACCGAGCGGGGCAGGCTCGACGAATCCGCGCACCCGTTCGAAATCAGTTTTACGCGGCAGGACGTGCGGATCACGACCCGCTTTCAGGAACACTTTCTGCCGGCGGCCCTGTTCGGCACCCTGCACGAGGCTGGGCACGCGATGTACGAACAGGGCGTTCACCCGGACCTCAGCCGCTCGGTGCTGACCAGCGACCTGTTGGGCCTGTACGCGGTCGCCGGGGCCAGTTACGGCACCCACGAAAGCCAGTCGCGCCTGTGGGAAAACCGGATCGGCAGGTCGCGCGGGTTCTGGAATCTGCAGTATCCGCTTCTTCAGGCCACCTTCCCCGAGCAACTGGCCGACGTGGGTGTGGCCGAGTTCCACCGCGCGGTCAACCGGGTGCAGCCCAGCCTGATCCGGGTAGAAGCCGACGAACTGACCTACGACCTGCACATCATGTTGCGCGTGGACTTGGAACGCGCCCTGATCGGCGGCGAACTGAGTGTGCAGGATCTCCCCGAAGCCTGGAACAGCCGGATTCAATCTGACCTGGGCCTCACCGTGCCCTCGGATTCGCAGGGCGTCTTGCAGGATATTCACTGGTCGTCGGGTATGTTCGGCTCTTTTCCGACCTATACCATCGGTAACGTCATGGCGTCGCAGTTTTATCAGGCCGCCGAACAGGCGCTGCCAGAGTTGGCGGCGCACCTGTCGGCGGGCGATTACGCGCCTCTGCGCCAGTGGCTCACCGAGCAGATCTATCAGTATGGCCGGACGTTTACGCCCCACGAACTGCTGGTCAGAACCACGGGCAGCGGCCTTGATCCCGCGCCCTACCTCCAGTACCTGACCGACAAATACAGCGACCTGTACGGGCTGAAAGGGGAGACCACCTCGTTTCCCGCCGCCTCACACTGA
- a CDS encoding RraA family protein produces the protein MAELGQPALLAEWTALLAQEDDLTCTVSDVLGRGAALGADFRPVWPSAKFVGPAVTVRTLGSDLSAVFAGIEAAAPGSVLVSDSHGVRHSAFWGERTTRAALARGLRGAVIDGACRDVRAITALGFPVFSTGVTPNAGLRLGQGTIQEPVALGGVPVLPGDLIVADDNGVVVVPQGRTEETLRQVRAALQAEAALRLPSPSAPFKEKSHDRI, from the coding sequence GTGGCTGAATTGGGCCAACCTGCGCTGCTGGCCGAGTGGACAGCGCTGCTGGCCCAGGAAGATGACCTGACCTGCACGGTCAGCGATGTGTTGGGGCGTGGGGCCGCATTGGGAGCCGACTTCCGCCCGGTCTGGCCCTCTGCGAAGTTTGTTGGCCCCGCCGTAACCGTCCGGACTCTGGGCAGTGACCTGAGCGCTGTCTTTGCTGGAATCGAGGCGGCGGCTCCGGGCAGCGTGCTGGTCAGCGATTCGCACGGCGTCCGTCACTCGGCCTTCTGGGGAGAGCGCACCACCCGCGCAGCGCTGGCGAGAGGCCTCCGGGGGGCAGTGATCGACGGGGCCTGCCGCGACGTGCGGGCCATCACCGCCCTTGGGTTTCCGGTGTTCAGTACAGGCGTGACCCCCAACGCGGGCCTGCGGCTGGGCCAGGGCACCATTCAGGAACCGGTGGCCCTCGGCGGCGTGCCCGTGCTGCCCGGTGATCTGATCGTGGCCGATGACAACGGGGTCGTGGTCGTTCCTCAGGGCAGAACAGAGGAGACGCTGCGCCAGGTTCGGGCCGCGCTGCAAGCGGAAGCGGCTCTGCGCCTGCCTTCACCCTCCGCCCCCTTCAAGGAGAAGAGTCATGACAGAATTTAA